In Cytophagia bacterium CHB2, a genomic segment contains:
- the hpt gene encoding hypoxanthine phosphoribosyltransferase, with protein MLGGTGVSDQTARFHQGQYPVLLTAQAIQTRIRELGQQLSADYAGKCPVFIGVLNGSFMFMSDLMKEITIDCEVDFIKISSYGEAMKTSGVVKVKKDIDCHIEGRHTVIVEDIIDSGLSVTYLNNKLREMKPASLKFVSLLVKDGGKQVDYHCDYVGFHIPTRFVVGFGLDYAQKFRNLPAVYMMD; from the coding sequence ATGCTCGGAGGGACAGGCGTGTCAGATCAAACCGCGCGCTTTCATCAAGGCCAATACCCGGTTTTGTTGACAGCGCAGGCGATTCAAACCAGAATACGTGAGTTGGGCCAACAGCTTTCCGCAGATTATGCCGGGAAATGTCCGGTGTTTATCGGCGTGCTCAACGGCAGCTTCATGTTCATGTCAGATTTGATGAAGGAGATTACGATCGATTGCGAAGTCGATTTCATCAAAATCTCCAGCTATGGCGAAGCGATGAAAACCTCCGGCGTCGTTAAAGTGAAGAAGGACATCGACTGCCACATCGAAGGCCGCCACACGGTGATCGTGGAAGACATCATTGACTCCGGCCTCTCGGTGACGTATCTTAACAACAAATTGCGGGAAATGAAACCCGCCTCGTTGAAATTCGTTTCATTGCTGGTCAAAGACGGCGGCAAGCAGGTTGATTATCATTGTGATTATGTCGGTTTTCACATACCGACCCGTTTCGTGGTCGGCTTCGGATTGGATTACGCTCAAAAATTTCGCAACCTTCCGGCAGTCTATATGATGGACTGA